The Bremerella sp. JC817 genome segment GCGGTTCCTGCAGGATCGGAAGGTCCCGAACCCGGTGGTCCTGACCGGCGACATTCATTCGAACTGGGCCAACGACCTGCGCGTCGACGACCGCGAACCGGATTCCCCCGTCGTGGCGAGCGAGTTCGTCGGGACCTCGATCTCCAGCGGCGGCAACGGTCGCGCGACGCTCCCCAACCTGGAAGAACGGCTCGCCATGAACCCCGGAGTCCGGTTCTTCAACGCGCAGCGCGGCTATGTGCGATGCACGGTGACCCCGAAATCGTGGCAGAGCGATTATCAGGTCGTGGAGGAAGTGACCCAGCCTGGGGCCCCTGTCGTGACGAAGG includes the following:
- a CDS encoding alkaline phosphatase D family protein, translating into RFLQDRKVPNPVVLTGDIHSNWANDLRVDDREPDSPVVASEFVGTSISSGGNGRATLPNLEERLAMNPGVRFFNAQRGYVRCTVTPKSWQSDYQVVEEVTQPGAPVVTKGSFVVEAGRPSIEQS